A window from Micromonospora profundi encodes these proteins:
- a CDS encoding AAA family ATPase translates to MTVRQSIVFNGDLGSGKSTVSVEIANRLGMRRVSVGDLYREMAQQRQMTALQLNLHAELDQAVDGYVDQLQRDIAASGESLIMDSRLAWHFFTDALKVHMITEPGEAARRVLARPSGPAESYASLEEAKAKLRERSESERSRFIVRYGVDKARLRNYDLICDTTRASAAEVVEHIIAAYEGTLGVDVLRDAPPLLLLDPARVYPTEDIATLRDLWDSEFVGDVAEAGDEALEPLKIGFTGEYFFVVDGHRRLSAALQNGFSLVPAQLVAEVDEPVVGGMSAVDYFTAQVRPGLVYDWESAHKIQLPLPEPALLRGNAVLAGEPGVSA, encoded by the coding sequence GTGACCGTTCGACAATCGATCGTCTTCAACGGCGACCTCGGCAGCGGCAAGAGCACGGTTTCGGTGGAGATCGCCAACCGGCTCGGGATGCGTCGGGTCAGTGTGGGCGACCTCTATCGGGAGATGGCGCAGCAGCGGCAGATGACCGCCCTGCAACTCAACCTGCACGCCGAGCTCGACCAGGCCGTCGACGGCTACGTCGACCAGCTCCAGCGGGACATCGCCGCCTCCGGTGAAAGCCTGATCATGGATTCCCGGCTGGCGTGGCACTTCTTCACCGACGCGCTCAAGGTGCACATGATCACCGAGCCGGGGGAGGCGGCCCGTCGGGTGCTGGCCCGCCCGTCCGGCCCGGCGGAGAGCTACGCCTCGCTGGAGGAGGCCAAGGCCAAGCTCCGGGAGCGCAGCGAGAGTGAGCGCAGCCGGTTCATCGTCCGCTACGGGGTGGACAAGGCCCGCCTGCGCAACTACGACCTGATCTGTGACACCACCCGGGCGTCCGCCGCCGAGGTGGTCGAGCACATCATCGCCGCGTACGAGGGCACGCTCGGCGTCGACGTGCTGCGGGATGCCCCGCCGCTGCTGCTGCTGGACCCGGCCCGGGTCTACCCGACCGAGGACATCGCCACCCTGCGCGACCTGTGGGACAGCGAGTTCGTCGGCGACGTGGCCGAGGCCGGTGACGAGGCGCTGGAGCCGTTGAAGATCGGCTTCACCGGCGAGTACTTCTTCGTTGTCGACGGGCACCGCCGTCTCAGCGCCGCCCTGCAGAACGGTTTCTCCCTCGTTCCGGCCCAGCTCGTCGCTGAGGTCGACGAGCCGGTCGTGGGTGGGATGAGCGCCGTGGACTACTTCACCGCGCAGGTGCGTCCCGGCCTGGTCTACGACTGGGAGTCCGCCCACAAGATCCAACTGCCGTTGCCGGAGCCCGCGCTGCTTCGCGGCAACGCCGTCCTCGCCGGGGAGCCGGGCGTCAGCGCCTGA
- the coaBC gene encoding bifunctional phosphopantothenoylcysteine decarboxylase/phosphopantothenate--cysteine ligase CoaBC has product MSAGIVLGVGGGIAAYKACELLRLFTESGHRVRVVPTASALRFVGAPTWSALSGQPVADDVWSDVHEVPHVRLGQQADLVVVAPTTADLLAKAAHGLADDLLTNTLLTARCPVLLAPAMHTEMWEHPATVANVATLRSRGVRVIEPAVGRLTGVDTGKGRLPDPAEIFAVARRILARGGTTPADLTGRRVVVTAGGTREPLDPVRFLGNRSSGKQGYAFARAAVARGARVTLIAANVSLADPAGVDLVRVGSTAELREATLKAAVEADAVVMAAAPADFRPATYAPGKIKKSDDGVAPTIELVTNPDIAAELGQRKRPDQVLVVFAAETGDAEANARAKLARKRADLIVVNEVGPDKVFGADTNTVTVIGADGSASRLPEQVKEAVADTVWDLVVARLTDRS; this is encoded by the coding sequence ATGTCCGCCGGGATCGTCCTCGGGGTCGGCGGTGGCATCGCCGCCTACAAGGCGTGTGAGCTCCTGCGGCTCTTCACCGAATCAGGTCATCGGGTCCGCGTCGTACCTACCGCGTCGGCGCTCCGGTTCGTCGGAGCGCCGACCTGGTCGGCGCTGTCCGGCCAGCCGGTAGCCGACGACGTGTGGTCCGACGTCCACGAGGTGCCGCACGTCCGGCTCGGCCAGCAGGCCGACCTGGTGGTGGTCGCTCCGACAACAGCGGACCTGCTCGCGAAGGCCGCCCACGGGCTCGCCGACGACCTGTTGACGAACACGCTGCTGACCGCGCGCTGCCCGGTGCTGCTGGCCCCGGCCATGCACACCGAGATGTGGGAGCACCCGGCCACTGTCGCCAACGTCGCGACGCTGCGCTCCCGGGGCGTCCGGGTCATCGAGCCGGCCGTCGGGCGGCTCACCGGCGTCGACACAGGCAAGGGCCGGCTGCCCGATCCAGCCGAGATCTTCGCGGTCGCCCGCCGGATCCTGGCCCGTGGCGGCACCACCCCTGCCGACCTGACCGGTCGCCGCGTGGTGGTGACAGCGGGCGGCACCCGGGAACCTCTGGACCCGGTCCGCTTCCTGGGTAACCGCTCCTCGGGCAAGCAGGGCTACGCGTTCGCCCGTGCGGCGGTGGCCCGGGGTGCCCGGGTCACGCTGATCGCGGCGAACGTCTCCCTCGCCGACCCGGCCGGTGTCGACCTGGTCCGGGTGGGCTCCACCGCGGAGCTGCGGGAGGCCACCCTGAAGGCCGCCGTCGAGGCCGATGCTGTCGTGATGGCGGCGGCTCCTGCCGATTTCCGGCCGGCGACGTACGCGCCTGGCAAAATCAAGAAGTCGGACGACGGTGTCGCGCCCACCATCGAGCTCGTCACGAACCCGGACATCGCGGCGGAGCTCGGCCAGCGCAAGCGACCGGATCAGGTGCTTGTGGTGTTCGCCGCCGAGACCGGCGACGCGGAGGCCAATGCGCGGGCGAAACTCGCCCGCAAGCGGGCCGACCTCATCGTGGTCAACGAGGTCGGGCCCGACAAGGTCTTCGGTGCCGACACCAACACGGTGACGGTCATCGGAGCGGACGGCTCGGCGAGCCGCCTGCCGGAGCAGGTCAAGGAGGCTGTGGCCGACACCGTGTGGGATCTCGTCGTGGCGCGGCTGACCGACCGCTCCTGA
- the rpoZ gene encoding DNA-directed RNA polymerase subunit omega, which translates to MGSIANPEGITNPPIDELLEKTTSKYALVIFAAKRARQVNAYYSQLGEGLLEYVGPLVETTPQEKPLSIAMREINAGLLTAEPTDQP; encoded by the coding sequence GTGGGATCCATCGCCAACCCCGAAGGCATCACCAACCCGCCGATCGACGAGCTCCTCGAGAAGACGACGTCGAAGTACGCGCTTGTGATCTTCGCCGCCAAGCGGGCGCGTCAGGTAAACGCCTACTACAGCCAGCTCGGTGAGGGCCTCCTGGAGTACGTCGGCCCGCTCGTTGAGACCACCCCGCAGGAGAAGCCCCTCTCCATCGCCATGCGTGAGATCAACGCGGGCCTGCTCACCGCCGAGCCGACCGACCAGCCGTAA
- the pyrF gene encoding orotidine-5'-phosphate decarboxylase, with translation METFGTRLHRAITERGPLCVGIDPHPGLLARWGLADDVDGLDRFTRTVVDALGDRVAVVKPQSAFFERFGSRGVAILESTIRQLREAGSLVLLDVKRGDIGSTVSAYASAYLDPSSPLYVDAVTASPYLGVGSLAPMFELAAQHGGGVFVLALTSNPEGAAVQRARTADGRTVAQTVIDEISQLNRGADPLGSFGLVVGATIGDTGHDLSGVGGPLLAPGLGAQGAGAADLRTVFGSSLPAVLPSYSREVLSAGPDGTALRAAADRVLAECRAVLAAR, from the coding sequence ATGGAGACCTTCGGCACCCGGCTGCACCGGGCGATCACCGAGCGGGGGCCGCTCTGTGTGGGCATCGATCCGCATCCCGGTCTGCTGGCCCGTTGGGGTCTCGCCGACGACGTTGACGGTCTTGACCGGTTCACCCGGACCGTCGTTGACGCCCTCGGTGACCGGGTTGCGGTGGTCAAGCCTCAGTCGGCCTTTTTCGAGCGGTTCGGGTCCCGCGGTGTGGCGATCCTTGAGTCAACTATCCGACAGTTACGGGAAGCCGGTTCGCTCGTTTTGCTGGACGTCAAGCGTGGCGACATCGGCTCAACGGTCAGCGCGTACGCCTCCGCGTACCTCGATCCATCCAGCCCTTTGTATGTCGACGCCGTCACCGCGAGCCCCTACCTGGGAGTAGGTTCGCTGGCCCCGATGTTCGAACTCGCTGCCCAGCACGGCGGCGGTGTCTTCGTGCTCGCCCTCACCTCGAACCCCGAGGGCGCCGCCGTCCAGCGTGCCCGTACGGCCGACGGGCGCACCGTCGCGCAGACCGTGATTGACGAGATTTCCCAGCTCAACAGGGGTGCAGACCCCCTCGGGAGCTTCGGTCTGGTGGTCGGCGCGACCATCGGAGACACCGGTCATGACCTCTCCGGCGTGGGTGGTCCGCTGCTCGCGCCGGGGCTCGGAGCACAGGGTGCAGGGGCCGCGGACCTACGCACAGTGTTCGGTTCCAGCCTTCCCGCAGTGCTCCCGTCGTACTCCCGGGAGGTGCTCTCGGCAGGTCCGGACGGCACCGCCCTGCGGGCCGCCGCGGACCGGGTGCTGGCCGAGTGCCGGGCCGTTCTGGCTGCCCGGTGA
- a CDS encoding ATP-binding protein, with amino-acid sequence MSDQRVPPGARQASQGSPGAFEVARGGAEAQTLHDLAGLLRQLRRREARQQGETRLTYRQLAAKTGWSRGIIGEYFAGNILPPPERFDALIRLLGATPSEQGVLATARDRVEELRRRPNRDPVPTGRPGAGTTSARFPVPRQLPPALPGFVGRISQLAQLDAASGACGDGGMAPVTVMTLSGTAGVGKTTLAVYWAHRVADRFPDGQLYVDLRGFDSTGSVMTPVEAVRGFLEALEVPPERIPTHLPAQVGLYRSLLAGRRMLVLLDNARDADHVRPLLVGNPSCVVLVTSRNRLAGLVAAEGARPIGVDLLSTAEAWQLLARRLGTDRLAVEPSAVDEIIERCARLPLALAVLAARGAANPAFPLTTLAAELREAPRPLDSLDGGDAGTDVQAVFSWSYRSLTPAAARLFRLFGCHSGPELGVAAAASLAGLPRDQVPRLLAELAHAHLVTEHASGRFGAHDLLRAYAAEQAERLEPAQERRAAIRRGLDHYLHTAHAAALLLQPGRDPVALAAAAPGVLPEEITDHPQALAWFTVEYPVLLAAVTHARRAGFDGHAWQLAWTLVDFLQRRGRWPDLAVAQRTALAGAVRAGDRHGQANAHRDLARVLSRLGQVDEAARNYRQALVISEGLGDHTGQARTHRAFGAMLDWLGRYAEALDHAQRALALYRAAGHLAGEASARNAVGWAHAQLGQYAPALAHCEQALALLRRTGDRHGEANTWDSVGFIHARLDDHHQAIRCYGRALALYRRIGDRYDEADTLSRLGESRHMAGDVAGATRTWRRAVGIFDDLGHPDGERVRDLLTRAASEPCPGAGR; translated from the coding sequence ATGTCCGACCAACGGGTGCCACCTGGCGCGCGTCAGGCGTCGCAGGGGTCGCCCGGAGCGTTCGAGGTGGCCCGCGGCGGCGCCGAGGCGCAGACACTGCACGACCTGGCCGGGCTGCTGCGCCAGCTGCGCCGCCGGGAGGCCCGCCAGCAGGGCGAAACCCGGCTGACGTACCGGCAGTTGGCCGCGAAGACCGGTTGGTCGCGGGGGATCATCGGGGAGTACTTCGCCGGCAACATCCTGCCTCCGCCGGAGCGGTTCGACGCCCTCATCCGACTGCTCGGGGCGACGCCGTCCGAGCAGGGCGTGCTGGCCACCGCTCGGGACCGCGTCGAGGAGCTGCGGCGGCGCCCGAACCGGGATCCGGTGCCTACGGGGCGGCCGGGGGCCGGTACGACGTCCGCCCGGTTCCCGGTGCCCCGCCAACTGCCTCCGGCGCTGCCCGGATTCGTCGGACGTATCTCCCAGCTCGCCCAGCTCGATGCCGCGTCCGGGGCCTGCGGCGACGGCGGGATGGCCCCCGTCACCGTGATGACGCTGTCCGGCACGGCAGGGGTCGGCAAGACGACGCTCGCCGTGTACTGGGCGCACCGGGTGGCCGACCGCTTCCCGGACGGCCAGCTCTACGTCGACCTGCGCGGGTTCGACTCCACCGGTTCGGTGATGACCCCCGTCGAGGCGGTACGCGGCTTCCTCGAAGCCCTCGAAGTGCCACCCGAGCGGATCCCCACCCACCTGCCCGCGCAGGTGGGCCTCTACCGCAGCCTGCTCGCCGGCCGGCGGATGCTGGTGCTGCTCGACAACGCGCGAGACGCCGACCATGTCCGACCCCTGCTTGTCGGCAACCCGAGCTGCGTGGTCCTGGTCACCAGCCGCAACCGGCTCGCCGGCCTGGTCGCCGCCGAAGGCGCCCGGCCGATCGGCGTCGACCTGCTCAGCACCGCCGAGGCGTGGCAACTGCTGGCCCGCAGGCTCGGCACCGACCGGCTGGCCGTCGAGCCGAGTGCGGTGGACGAGATCATCGAGCGGTGTGCACGGCTGCCGCTGGCGCTGGCGGTGCTCGCCGCCCGGGGCGCGGCGAACCCGGCGTTCCCGCTGACCACCCTCGCCGCCGAGCTGCGCGAGGCGCCGCGCCCGCTGGACTCGCTCGACGGTGGGGACGCCGGCACCGACGTACAGGCCGTCTTCTCCTGGTCGTACCGGAGTCTGACACCCGCGGCGGCCCGCCTGTTCCGGCTGTTCGGCTGCCACTCGGGGCCGGAGCTGGGGGTTGCGGCAGCGGCCAGCCTGGCGGGCCTGCCCCGGGACCAGGTGCCTCGGCTGCTGGCCGAGCTGGCTCACGCGCACCTCGTCACCGAGCACGCCTCCGGCCGGTTCGGCGCGCACGACCTGCTCCGGGCGTACGCGGCCGAGCAGGCCGAACGCCTCGAACCGGCGCAGGAACGGCGGGCCGCGATCCGGCGCGGGCTGGACCACTACCTGCACACCGCCCACGCCGCCGCGCTGCTGCTGCAACCGGGCCGGGATCCGGTCGCCCTTGCCGCCGCCGCGCCGGGAGTGCTGCCCGAGGAAATCACCGACCACCCTCAGGCGCTCGCCTGGTTCACCGTCGAGTACCCGGTGCTCCTGGCGGCGGTCACCCACGCGCGGCGGGCCGGGTTCGACGGCCACGCCTGGCAGCTGGCCTGGACCCTTGTCGACTTCCTGCAACGACGGGGACGCTGGCCGGACCTGGCAGTCGCGCAGCGGACGGCCCTGGCCGGGGCGGTCCGGGCCGGTGACCGACACGGGCAGGCCAACGCGCACCGCGACCTCGCCCGGGTGCTGTCCCGGCTGGGTCAGGTGGACGAGGCGGCGAGAAACTACCGGCAGGCTCTGGTGATCTCCGAAGGGCTCGGTGACCACACCGGGCAGGCGCGTACCCATCGCGCGTTCGGCGCGATGCTCGACTGGCTCGGCCGGTACGCCGAGGCGCTGGACCACGCGCAGCGGGCCCTGGCGCTGTACCGGGCCGCCGGTCACCTGGCTGGCGAGGCAAGCGCCCGCAACGCGGTCGGCTGGGCCCATGCCCAACTCGGCCAGTACGCCCCGGCGCTCGCGCACTGCGAGCAGGCGCTGGCGCTGCTGCGCCGGACCGGTGACCGGCACGGCGAGGCGAACACCTGGGACAGCGTCGGCTTCATCCACGCTCGGCTGGACGACCACCACCAGGCGATCCGCTGCTACGGGCGGGCGCTCGCCCTGTACCGGCGGATCGGCGACCGCTACGACGAGGCGGACACCCTGTCCCGGCTGGGCGAGAGCCGGCACATGGCGGGGGACGTGGCGGGCGCCACCCGTACCTGGCGGCGTGCTGTCGGCATCTTCGACGATCTGGGCCACCCCGATGGCGAGCGGGTCCGCGACCTGCTGACCCGTGCCGCGTCAGAGCCGTGCCCGGGGGCGGGCCGGTGA
- a CDS encoding guanylate kinase, whose product MSTDDEARPAARLTVLAGPSGSGRESVVELVRARSPSVWIPVPATTRPRRESEIDGEDRVFLSAAEFERRAAAGDLLEWSRIGPYHRGTPYPPLRARLDAGQAVLLSLDVAGAQLVRARLPDARLVLLSPPGHRPDAAVAAAFGHALTHDHTGRVADELVGLLGSSYPDPAWSRVRG is encoded by the coding sequence GTGAGCACGGATGACGAGGCGCGCCCGGCGGCTCGGCTCACTGTCCTGGCTGGACCTTCGGGTTCCGGCAGGGAGAGTGTCGTCGAGCTTGTCCGGGCGCGTTCTCCGTCCGTGTGGATCCCGGTGCCGGCAACTACCAGGCCGCGCCGGGAGTCCGAGATCGATGGGGAAGACCGGGTCTTTCTCTCCGCCGCGGAGTTCGAGCGCCGGGCGGCCGCCGGTGACCTGCTCGAATGGTCCCGGATCGGTCCGTACCACAGGGGCACCCCGTACCCCCCGCTGCGCGCCCGGCTCGACGCCGGGCAGGCGGTCCTACTTTCGCTCGACGTCGCCGGCGCCCAGCTGGTCCGGGCGAGACTGCCCGACGCCCGGCTGGTGCTGCTGAGCCCGCCGGGGCACCGGCCCGACGCCGCCGTGGCGGCGGCCTTCGGCCACGCCCTGACGCACGACCACACCGGGCGGGTGGCTGACGAGCTGGTAGGCTTACTCGGTTCTTCTTATCCGGATCCGGCCTGGTCGCGCGTGCGTGGCTGA
- the metK gene encoding methionine adenosyltransferase, giving the protein MTRRLFTSESVTEGHPDKIADQISDGILDALLTEDPHSRVAVETMITTGQVHIAGEVTTKAYADIPTIVRRTILDIGYDSSKKGFDGASCGVSVSIGAQSEDIAQGVDNAFELRTGASESALDAQGAGDQGMMFGFACSETPELMPLPIALAHRLARRLAAVRKDGTIPYLRPDGKTQVTIEYEGLRPVRLNTVVVSSQHAADISLESLLTPDVRDHVIAPELESLGLDTDGYRLLVNPTGRFEIGGPMGDAGLTGRKIIVDTYGGYARHGGGAFSGKDPSKVDRSAAYAMRWVAKNVVAAGLAERCEAQVAYAIGKAHPVSLFIETFGTETVSVASIEKAVGEVFDLRPAAIIRDLNLLRPIYQQTAAYGHFGRELPDLTWESTDRAADLKSAAGA; this is encoded by the coding sequence GTGACACGCCGCCTCTTCACGTCCGAATCGGTCACGGAAGGCCACCCGGACAAGATCGCCGACCAGATCAGCGACGGCATCCTCGATGCGCTGCTCACCGAGGATCCCCACAGCCGGGTTGCGGTGGAAACCATGATCACCACCGGCCAGGTGCACATCGCCGGTGAGGTCACCACCAAGGCGTACGCCGACATCCCGACGATTGTGCGCCGGACCATCCTCGACATCGGCTACGACTCGTCGAAGAAGGGCTTCGACGGCGCGTCCTGTGGCGTCAGCGTCTCCATCGGGGCGCAGTCGGAGGACATCGCGCAGGGCGTGGACAACGCTTTCGAGCTGCGTACCGGTGCGTCGGAGAGCGCGCTGGACGCGCAGGGCGCCGGCGACCAGGGCATGATGTTCGGCTTCGCCTGCTCGGAGACCCCCGAGCTGATGCCGCTGCCCATCGCCCTGGCCCACCGGCTGGCCCGTCGCCTCGCCGCGGTGCGCAAGGACGGCACGATCCCGTACCTGCGCCCGGACGGCAAGACCCAGGTGACGATCGAGTACGAAGGGCTGCGCCCGGTCCGGCTGAACACCGTCGTCGTGTCCAGCCAGCATGCCGCTGACATCTCGCTGGAGTCGCTGCTCACCCCCGACGTGCGCGACCACGTCATCGCCCCGGAGTTGGAGAGCCTGGGTCTGGACACCGACGGCTACCGGCTGCTGGTCAACCCGACCGGCCGGTTCGAGATCGGCGGTCCGATGGGTGACGCCGGCCTCACCGGTCGCAAGATCATCGTCGACACCTACGGCGGGTACGCCCGGCACGGCGGCGGTGCCTTCTCCGGCAAGGACCCGTCCAAGGTGGACCGCTCCGCGGCGTACGCGATGCGGTGGGTGGCCAAGAACGTGGTCGCCGCCGGCCTGGCCGAGCGGTGCGAGGCGCAGGTCGCCTACGCCATCGGCAAGGCGCACCCGGTGAGCCTGTTCATCGAGACGTTCGGCACCGAGACCGTGTCGGTTGCCTCGATCGAGAAGGCCGTCGGCGAGGTGTTCGACCTGCGTCCGGCCGCGATCATCCGCGACCTCAACCTGCTCCGCCCGATCTACCAGCAGACCGCCGCGTACGGCCACTTCGGCCGGGAGCTGCCGGACCTGACCTGGGAGAGCACCGACCGGGCCGCCGACCTCAAGTCGGCCGCGGGAGCCTGA
- a CDS encoding primosomal protein N' produces MDVGLAHLDRPFDYLVPADLDEVAVPGTRVKVRFAGQLVDGWLLARADDSGHTGRLAYLEKVVSPEPVLSPEVARLARAVADRYAGNLADVLRLAVPPRHARVEKEARADQPAPAEAAAGVDAVAAAGSEPPVDPRGWRDYPTGPALLAALTDGRAPRAVWSALPGEDWAARYADAVAATVAGGRGAVVVVADARDLNRLDAALTSVLGPDRHVSLSAALGPARRYRAFLAARRGEVPVVIGTRAAMFAPVDRLGLVAVWDDGDDLHSEPRAPYPHARDVLLTRAQLAEAGALVGGYARTAEAQLLLETGWAREVVADRATVRARVPAIAPTGDDPQLARDPGAATARLPSLAWTAARDAVRADLPVLVQVPRRGYLPSISCDDCRTPARCAHCAGPLALPSAGGTPACRWCARVAAAYACPQCGGRRLRAAVTGARRTAEELGRAFPGVPVRTSGREEVLTDVPGGASLVVATPGAEPVAEGGYGAVLLLDSWALLTRADLRAGEEALRRWMAAAALARPAPAGRVVVVADGALAPVQALLRWDAAWFAGRELAERRELGFPPAVRMASVTGPAEAVADLLAAARLPGDAEVLGPVPADEGRERMLVRVPRARAAALAEALHSAAGTRAARKAADPVRLQVDPLSLF; encoded by the coding sequence GTGGACGTCGGTCTGGCACACCTGGACCGGCCGTTCGACTATCTGGTGCCGGCCGACCTGGACGAGGTTGCGGTGCCCGGCACCCGGGTGAAGGTGCGCTTCGCGGGGCAACTCGTCGACGGGTGGCTGCTGGCCCGCGCCGACGACTCCGGGCACACCGGCCGGCTCGCCTACCTGGAGAAGGTGGTCTCGCCGGAGCCGGTGCTGTCGCCCGAAGTCGCCCGGCTGGCGCGGGCGGTCGCCGACCGGTACGCGGGCAACCTCGCCGACGTGCTCCGGCTCGCCGTACCGCCCCGGCACGCCCGCGTGGAGAAGGAAGCCCGCGCCGACCAACCCGCCCCAGCCGAGGCCGCCGCCGGCGTCGACGCGGTCGCGGCGGCCGGATCCGAGCCGCCGGTGGATCCGCGCGGATGGCGCGACTACCCGACCGGGCCGGCTCTGCTGGCGGCGCTCACCGACGGTCGGGCACCCCGTGCGGTCTGGTCGGCGCTGCCCGGCGAGGACTGGGCCGCCCGCTACGCCGACGCGGTGGCCGCCACCGTCGCCGGGGGGCGTGGCGCGGTGGTCGTGGTGGCCGACGCCCGTGACCTGAACCGGCTCGACGCCGCGCTGACAAGCGTGCTCGGGCCGGACCGGCACGTCAGCCTCTCCGCCGCGCTCGGGCCGGCCCGGCGCTACCGGGCGTTCCTCGCCGCCCGGCGGGGGGAGGTGCCGGTGGTGATCGGCACCCGCGCGGCGATGTTCGCCCCGGTGGACCGCCTCGGTCTGGTCGCTGTCTGGGACGACGGCGACGACCTGCATTCCGAGCCCCGGGCGCCCTATCCGCACGCCCGCGATGTGCTGCTCACCCGAGCTCAGCTGGCCGAGGCCGGCGCGCTCGTCGGCGGGTACGCCCGCACCGCAGAGGCGCAGCTGCTGCTGGAGACCGGGTGGGCGCGGGAGGTCGTCGCCGACCGGGCGACGGTACGAGCCCGGGTACCCGCGATCGCGCCGACCGGTGACGACCCCCAGTTGGCCCGTGACCCGGGTGCGGCCACCGCGCGGCTGCCCAGCCTGGCGTGGACGGCTGCCCGCGACGCCGTCCGGGCGGACCTGCCGGTGCTGGTGCAGGTGCCCCGACGCGGCTATCTGCCCTCGATCTCCTGCGACGACTGCCGGACCCCGGCCCGCTGTGCGCACTGCGCCGGCCCACTGGCGCTGCCGTCGGCCGGTGGCACCCCGGCCTGCCGCTGGTGCGCCCGGGTGGCCGCCGCGTACGCCTGCCCGCAGTGCGGTGGGCGGCGGCTGCGCGCGGCGGTGACCGGCGCCCGGCGTACGGCCGAGGAGTTGGGGCGGGCGTTTCCCGGCGTGCCGGTGCGCACCTCGGGCCGGGAGGAGGTGCTGACCGACGTGCCGGGCGGCGCGTCCCTGGTGGTGGCCACGCCTGGGGCCGAGCCGGTCGCCGAGGGCGGCTACGGCGCGGTGCTGCTGCTCGACTCGTGGGCGCTGTTGACCCGGGCGGACCTGCGCGCGGGTGAGGAGGCGTTGCGTCGCTGGATGGCGGCGGCGGCCCTGGCCCGCCCGGCTCCGGCCGGCCGGGTGGTGGTGGTCGCCGACGGCGCGCTCGCCCCGGTGCAGGCGTTGTTGCGGTGGGATGCGGCCTGGTTCGCCGGCCGGGAGTTGGCTGAGCGCCGGGAGCTGGGTTTTCCGCCTGCGGTGCGGATGGCGAGCGTCACAGGCCCGGCCGAGGCGGTGGCCGATCTGCTCGCCGCCGCCCGGCTGCCGGGCGACGCCGAGGTGCTCGGTCCGGTGCCGGCCGACGAGGGTCGGGAGCGGATGCTGGTCCGGGTGCCCCGCGCGCGGGCCGCCGCGCTCGCCGAGGCGCTGCACTCGGCCGCCGGTACGCGGGCCGCCCGCAAGGCCGCCGACCCGGTCCGTCTCCAGGTCGATCCGCTGAGCCTCTTCTGA
- the mihF gene encoding integration host factor, actinobacterial type: MPLPSLTPEQRAAALEKAAEIRKARAELKEQLKQGKTTLGAVLERAEGDDVVGKLKVSAVLQAMPGIGKIRATQIMEKLKIADSRRLRGLGEQQRKALLGEFAAN, encoded by the coding sequence GTGCCGCTCCCGTCACTGACCCCCGAACAGCGCGCTGCCGCGCTCGAGAAGGCTGCGGAGATCCGCAAGGCCCGTGCCGAGCTGAAGGAACAGCTCAAGCAGGGCAAGACCACCCTCGGTGCCGTCCTCGAACGGGCCGAGGGCGACGACGTCGTCGGCAAGCTCAAGGTTTCGGCCGTCCTCCAGGCGATGCCGGGCATTGGCAAGATCCGGGCTACCCAGATCATGGAGAAGCTCAAGATCGCTGACAGCCGTCGCCTGCGCGGCCTCGGCGAGCAGCAGCGCAAGGCACTGCTTGGAGAGTTCGCCGCCAACTGA